The following are encoded in a window of Pieris napi chromosome 23, ilPieNapi1.2, whole genome shotgun sequence genomic DNA:
- the LOC125061117 gene encoding cell wall protein IFF6-like isoform X16, with protein sequence MAKMISIFALFVLSILRAHAVPQGAPIPQNYYNPPPDVPPTSYPPAAAPADTPLAYQGYPHNFYPGNTPRTPPFYLGYSYNYGSGSDSASASGNTLETRSGSGSESRSCLGPGSCSGAGSGLGLGSCKGTGSCSGMNSGTGPGSCSGTGSCSGPGSGSGHESCSGKSSCSGSGSGSGSRSCSGTSSCSGSGSGKRPGSCSEAGSCSGAG encoded by the exons ATGGCCAAAATGATTTCCATTTTCGCGCTCTTCGTCTTAAGc atactgCGTGCTCATGCCGTTCCGcaag GTGCACCAATTCCTCAGAATTATTATAATCCACCACCAGACGTACCTCCAACTTCATACCCTCCTGCAGCAGCACCAGCTGACACACCATTAGCATACCAAGGGTATCCACACAACTTCTACCCCGGGAATACACCTAGAACTCCCCCGTTCTACCTTGGCTATAGTTATAACTACGGATCTGGCTCTGACTCCGCTTCAGCTAGTGGAAACACGTTAGAAACTAGATCTGGCTCTGGTTCAGAATCACGATCATGCTTAGGCCCAGGATCATGCTCAGGCGCAGGATCAGGCTTAGGCTTAGGATCATGCAAAGGCACAGGATCATGCTCAGGTATGAACTCAGGCACAGGCCCAGGATCTTGCTCAGGGACAGGGTCATGCTCAGGCCCAGGATCAGGCTCAGGCCATGAATCATGCTCAGGCAAATCATCATGCTCAGGCTCCGGATCAGGCTCAGGTTCAAGATCATGCTCAGGCACATCATCATGCTCAGGCTCAGGGTCAGGCAAACGCCCAGGATCATGCTCAGAGGCAGGATCATGCTCAGGAGCAGGCTAA
- the LOC125061117 gene encoding cell wall protein IFF6-like isoform X17, whose product MISIFALFVLSILHAHAAHQGAPIPQNYYNPPPDVPPTSYPPAAAPADTPLAYQGYPHNFYPGNTPRTPPFYLGYSYNYGSGSDSASASGNTLETRSGSGSESRSCLGPGSCSGAGSGLGLGSCKGTGSCSGMNSGTGPGSCSGTGSCSGPGSGSGHESCSGKSSCSGSGSGSGSRSCSGTSSCSGSGSGKRPGSCSEAGSCSGAG is encoded by the coding sequence GTGCACCAATTCCTCAGAATTATTATAATCCACCACCAGACGTACCTCCAACTTCATACCCTCCTGCAGCAGCACCAGCTGACACACCATTAGCATACCAAGGGTATCCACACAACTTCTACCCCGGGAATACACCTAGAACTCCCCCGTTCTACCTTGGCTATAGTTATAACTACGGATCTGGCTCTGACTCCGCTTCAGCTAGTGGAAACACGTTAGAAACTAGATCTGGCTCTGGTTCAGAATCACGATCATGCTTAGGCCCAGGATCATGCTCAGGCGCAGGATCAGGCTTAGGCTTAGGATCATGCAAAGGCACAGGATCATGCTCAGGTATGAACTCAGGCACAGGCCCAGGATCTTGCTCAGGGACAGGGTCATGCTCAGGCCCAGGATCAGGCTCAGGCCATGAATCATGCTCAGGCAAATCATCATGCTCAGGCTCCGGATCAGGCTCAGGTTCAAGATCATGCTCAGGCACATCATCATGCTCAGGCTCAGGGTCAGGCAAACGCCCAGGATCATGCTCAGAGGCAGGATCATGCTCAGGAGCAGGCTAA